In Bacillus sp. NP247, one DNA window encodes the following:
- a CDS encoding AAA domain-containing protein: MFGEKEGDYTMNTPTQTPSLSEAMKEWHYALAYEIKHWKTIGGSKISIINGRFLYTDYENTVYVFQLISEVSLPEGSPIRIEFDGEEATGEVLSVHGLEIELKLNDYIQGEIREAVLYSEPWQLLEQLQERLKEARKDKLKRNRIKRLVDGTSSPKHIEKMKNTKNELAYRSFYNPTTYVWGPPGTGKSYNLSRIISAHYQKGKSVLVLAHSNAAVDVLMSEVTKQIEKKKKWTPGEIVRYGYSQHEHIRNHETLLASKLVETTNGSWGEERLYLEETRQDLREKILSYKATSSDKKRMQEIEGELRKQKAKIKEVEKEYIENAKVIGATLSKCAIDALIYERTFDLVVVDEVSMAYVPQIALAASLGKRIVVCGDFLQLPPIAMANHELVRKWLGEDMFYHAGIVDSVNKSEAHPNLFMLQEQRRMHADISKFTNSFIYKNRVYDHPSVSERKELAQLQPFANEASVLFDTSSMGAFSLKDAASGSRFNIMSGLVAMQMMLIGLLDGVQSIGVVTPYRAQSRFLSTCIREMLQKTKYQHIPVLAATVHKFQGSERDMMIFDTVDSYPQERPGVLFFDHKNHRLVNVAVTRARGKFIQLSDCHYMRKNLSRKQALSQLTAHIERHGDVYDRTTSRQLWERKISKRLRWFMEMNLEETKGLLKDILAAKRKIIISLPSTKQVDKRVWQALMRTNAQITVYSDGPVPLKNVKLQRQNKAFPFVLIDDEIFWAGAPLTSQMMFEGSTEFPYICARLQAPETIGVLKGFLDIR; encoded by the coding sequence ATGTTTGGGGAGAAGGAAGGAGATTATACTATGAATACACCTACTCAAACTCCTTCATTATCGGAAGCGATGAAAGAGTGGCACTATGCATTAGCATATGAAATTAAACATTGGAAAACGATAGGTGGTAGTAAAATTTCTATCATTAACGGTCGTTTTTTATATACAGATTATGAAAATACAGTGTATGTATTTCAGCTTATTTCGGAAGTAAGCTTACCTGAAGGTTCACCAATTCGAATTGAGTTCGATGGTGAGGAAGCGACAGGGGAAGTATTATCTGTACACGGATTAGAAATAGAGCTGAAGTTAAATGATTATATACAAGGCGAAATACGAGAAGCGGTTTTATATAGTGAACCGTGGCAACTTTTAGAGCAACTACAAGAGAGATTGAAAGAAGCGCGTAAAGATAAGCTGAAACGTAATCGTATAAAGCGTCTTGTTGATGGGACGAGTAGTCCGAAGCATATTGAGAAGATGAAAAATACGAAAAATGAATTAGCGTATCGCTCGTTTTATAATCCGACAACGTACGTATGGGGACCGCCTGGCACAGGGAAGTCTTACAATTTATCGCGTATTATTTCTGCTCATTATCAAAAAGGGAAATCGGTACTTGTATTAGCTCATAGTAATGCGGCAGTGGACGTATTAATGAGTGAAGTAACGAAGCAAATTGAAAAGAAAAAGAAATGGACGCCTGGCGAAATTGTTCGTTACGGTTATAGTCAACATGAACATATACGAAATCATGAAACGTTACTTGCATCGAAGTTAGTAGAAACGACGAACGGATCATGGGGTGAGGAAAGACTCTACTTAGAAGAAACACGCCAAGATCTTCGTGAAAAAATTCTATCGTATAAGGCGACGTCTTCTGATAAGAAGCGTATGCAAGAAATAGAAGGTGAACTTCGAAAGCAAAAAGCGAAAATTAAAGAAGTAGAAAAAGAATATATTGAAAATGCGAAAGTAATTGGTGCGACTTTATCAAAATGTGCAATTGATGCGCTTATTTATGAGCGTACATTTGATTTAGTTGTCGTAGATGAAGTAAGTATGGCATATGTTCCTCAAATTGCATTAGCTGCTTCTCTTGGGAAACGTATCGTCGTTTGTGGTGACTTTTTACAATTGCCTCCTATTGCGATGGCGAACCATGAACTCGTTCGAAAATGGCTCGGCGAAGATATGTTTTATCATGCCGGAATTGTTGATTCTGTAAATAAATCAGAAGCACATCCCAACCTTTTTATGTTGCAGGAACAAAGGCGTATGCATGCGGACATATCGAAGTTTACAAACTCATTTATTTATAAAAATAGAGTATACGATCATCCATCTGTTTCAGAGCGTAAAGAACTTGCACAGTTGCAGCCGTTCGCAAATGAGGCGAGTGTTTTATTTGATACGAGCTCAATGGGAGCTTTTTCGTTAAAAGATGCTGCTTCGGGTTCTCGTTTTAATATTATGTCTGGTTTAGTAGCGATGCAAATGATGTTAATCGGACTGCTAGACGGTGTGCAATCTATCGGTGTGGTTACGCCTTATAGGGCACAGTCACGCTTTTTATCGACGTGTATTAGAGAAATGTTGCAGAAAACGAAATATCAACACATACCAGTATTAGCGGCAACAGTTCATAAGTTTCAAGGTTCTGAAAGAGATATGATGATCTTTGATACAGTTGATAGTTATCCGCAAGAACGACCTGGTGTGTTATTCTTTGACCATAAAAACCATCGTCTCGTCAATGTAGCAGTAACGAGAGCGAGAGGGAAGTTCATTCAATTATCGGATTGCCATTATATGCGTAAAAATCTTTCGAGAAAACAAGCGTTATCACAATTAACAGCTCATATAGAACGTCACGGAGATGTGTATGATCGCACGACATCAAGACAATTATGGGAGAGAAAAATATCGAAACGATTACGCTGGTTTATGGAAATGAATCTTGAAGAAACGAAAGGGCTATTAAAAGATATTTTAGCCGCAAAACGAAAAATCATTATTTCACTTCCAAGTACGAAGCAAGTAGATAAACGAGTATGGCAAGCGTTAATGCGTACAAATGCGCAAATAACGGTTTATAGTGATGGACCAGTTCCATTAAAAAACGTAAAGTTACAAAGACAAAATAAAGCATTCCCATTTGTATTAATTGATGATGAAATCTTTTGGGCAGGGGCACCGCTCACATCTCAAATGATGTTTGAAGGTAGTACGGAATTTCCATATATATGTGCAAGACTGCAAGCACCTGAGACAATTGGTGTATTAAAAGGATTTTTAGATATTCGGTAA
- a CDS encoding VOC family protein, producing the protein MPVRRIEHVGLMVANLETSISFYEEVVGLQLIKRMGHPNPNLKLAFLGVEESKETILELIEGYNSSLPAEGKVHHICFKVDSLEDEIERLRKHEVTFLLGEEIETLPDGTRYIFFAGPDGEWIEFFETER; encoded by the coding sequence ATGCCAGTTAGAAGAATTGAACACGTAGGACTTATGGTTGCAAACTTAGAGACATCTATTTCATTTTACGAAGAAGTAGTCGGTTTACAGCTTATTAAACGTATGGGACACCCTAACCCAAACTTAAAACTCGCTTTTTTAGGTGTAGAAGAATCGAAGGAAACGATACTCGAATTAATTGAAGGCTACAACTCTTCCCTTCCAGCAGAAGGAAAAGTACATCACATTTGCTTTAAGGTAGATTCATTAGAAGATGAAATTGAAAGACTAAGAAAACACGAAGTAACATTTTTACTAGGAGAAGAAATCGAGACATTACCAGATGGAACACGTTACATATTCTTCGCTGGTCCTGATGGAGAGTGGATTGAGTTTTTTGAGACGGAGAGATAG
- a CDS encoding HAMP domain-containing sensor histidine kinase, translating into MKRLSIKMRVTLWYTGLVVIIMALVLAFILTSSDKVVLFNMKNQLKSTVKESIEDIEYKHGQLKIDEDFETLEDGVNILIYSKQGELLAGKTGFNKKVSLKSDEIQTIKDGNKEWIVYDFLYHVGGDEQVWVRGIMTMNQLSSTMNTIIWVTLITFPLLILIAAVGGYFITKRAFRPVKQMSDSASEIGDGKDLSKRINLQGSSKDEMYHLAQTFDKMFERLETSFESEKQFTSDASHELRTPTSVIISQCEYALSQRHNPKEMEESLEVILRQSSKMSSLISQLLLLARVDQGKHDTFQFECINMSELTEIVVEELLLMVQEASIDITTNIEEDLFIKADQTLMMRLLMNLLTNAIAYSKADGIVNMQLFRDETNIIGKVSDKGIGISEQHIAKIWERFYRVDAARTSSNIGNTGLGLSMVKWIVELHGGEITVESELGEGSTFTFKLPIEKRT; encoded by the coding sequence ATGAAAAGACTATCAATAAAAATGAGAGTAACCCTGTGGTATACGGGGTTAGTTGTAATTATTATGGCACTCGTGTTAGCTTTTATTTTAACTTCTTCAGATAAAGTTGTGCTTTTTAATATGAAAAATCAATTGAAGAGCACAGTAAAAGAAAGTATTGAAGATATCGAATATAAGCATGGGCAGTTAAAGATTGACGAAGATTTTGAAACTTTGGAAGATGGAGTAAATATCCTCATTTATAGTAAGCAAGGTGAGCTGCTGGCAGGAAAAACAGGCTTTAATAAAAAGGTATCGCTTAAATCAGATGAAATACAAACCATTAAAGACGGTAATAAAGAATGGATAGTATATGATTTTCTCTATCATGTAGGCGGCGATGAGCAAGTCTGGGTTCGTGGAATAATGACCATGAATCAATTATCATCAACTATGAATACGATTATATGGGTAACACTCATCACATTTCCATTACTTATTCTCATTGCGGCAGTGGGAGGCTATTTTATTACGAAAAGAGCGTTTCGACCTGTGAAACAAATGAGCGATTCAGCGAGTGAAATTGGTGATGGTAAAGACCTTTCGAAGAGAATTAATTTACAAGGTTCATCGAAAGACGAAATGTATCATTTAGCACAAACCTTTGACAAAATGTTTGAGCGGTTGGAGACATCATTTGAAAGTGAAAAACAATTTACATCTGACGCATCTCATGAATTAAGAACACCAACATCTGTTATTATTTCGCAATGCGAATACGCCTTATCGCAGAGGCATAATCCGAAAGAAATGGAAGAATCGTTAGAAGTAATTTTAAGGCAATCGAGTAAAATGTCCTCGTTAATCTCACAACTCTTATTATTAGCACGAGTTGACCAAGGAAAGCATGATACTTTTCAATTTGAATGTATCAATATGAGTGAATTAACGGAAATCGTTGTAGAAGAGCTTTTATTAATGGTTCAAGAAGCTTCGATTGATATAACAACAAATATAGAGGAAGACCTGTTTATTAAAGCAGATCAAACATTGATGATGCGTTTATTAATGAATTTACTAACGAATGCGATTGCTTATAGCAAAGCGGATGGCATTGTGAATATGCAACTGTTCCGTGATGAAACCAACATAATAGGTAAAGTCTCCGATAAGGGCATAGGCATCAGCGAGCAACATATTGCGAAAATATGGGAACGCTTCTATCGAGTTGATGCAGCACGAACATCTTCAAACATTGGAAACACAGGTTTAGGATTGTCGATGGTAAAATGGATTGTCGAACTACACGGAGGAGAAATTACCGTTGAAAGTGAATTAGGGGAAGGTAGTACTTTTACATTTAAACTACCAATTGAAAAACGAACATAA
- a CDS encoding response regulator transcription factor, whose amino-acid sequence MRVLIVEDEQDLQNILVKRLNAEYYSVDGCGSGEDALDYISMATYDLIVLDIMIPGIDGLQVLQRLRADNNTTPVLLLTAKDTIDDRVKGLDLGADDYLVKPFAFDELLARIRVLMRRKKGNTSNVFEIADLVVDCNMHKVTRGDRVINLSSKEFAILEYMIRNKEVVLTRDKIEQHVWNYDYEGGSNIIDVYVRYLRKKIDSQFETKLIHTVRGTGYVLRVES is encoded by the coding sequence ATGCGAGTGCTTATTGTCGAAGATGAACAAGACTTACAAAATATATTGGTAAAACGATTAAATGCAGAATATTATAGTGTCGATGGATGTGGGAGTGGAGAAGATGCCTTGGATTATATAAGCATGGCTACCTACGATTTGATTGTGCTTGACATTATGATTCCCGGAATAGATGGTTTACAAGTATTACAAAGATTACGCGCGGACAATAATACAACTCCTGTCTTGCTTCTTACAGCTAAAGATACAATTGATGATCGCGTAAAAGGACTCGACTTAGGTGCGGACGATTATTTAGTAAAGCCGTTTGCTTTTGATGAATTATTAGCAAGAATTCGAGTGTTGATGCGAAGAAAAAAAGGAAACACATCTAATGTGTTTGAAATTGCGGACCTAGTGGTGGATTGCAATATGCATAAAGTAACAAGGGGAGATCGAGTTATCAATCTTTCCAGTAAAGAATTTGCTATTTTAGAATATATGATTCGTAATAAAGAAGTTGTGTTGACACGAGATAAAATTGAGCAACATGTGTGGAATTACGACTATGAAGGTGGATCGAATATTATTGATGTTTACGTCCGATACCTTCGTAAAAAAATTGATAGCCAGTTTGAAACGAAGTTAATTCATACGGTACGAGGCACTGGTTACGTATTGCGAGTAGAATCATGA
- a CDS encoding PepSY domain-containing protein codes for MLKHKKKIIISIISTLVIGIAIVGGYYGMGYNYAKKNDNYTEKQVREIALAHTNGEIINVKKEFELEDDNLTQSKFEYGVEIKTPENLLNVLKVSARTGVIEIDNED; via the coding sequence ATGTTAAAACATAAAAAGAAAATAATTATAAGTATAATTTCTACTTTAGTAATTGGTATCGCTATTGTTGGTGGATATTATGGTATGGGTTACAATTATGCAAAAAAGAATGACAACTACACAGAAAAACAAGTTCGTGAAATTGCTTTAGCACATACAAATGGAGAAATTATTAATGTAAAAAAAGAATTCGAATTAGAAGATGACAACTTAACACAATCTAAATTTGAATATGGAGTGGAAATCAAGACACCTGAGAATCTATTAAATGTTTTAAAAGTTAGCGCTAGAACAGGCGTAATAGAAATCGATAATGAAGATTAA
- a CDS encoding DUF2935 domain-containing protein codes for MNRDETSLHPDTGVTSVMFVERSLNEIRFWSRIMKEHSFFLRLGFRCEDTQLIEEANQFYRLFEHIEQIAYSYTNETDPGQIKRFNSEVQQAATNIWGFKRKILGLILTCKLPGQNNFPLLVDHTSREADYFRKRLIELNEGKLDALPDAIIKENVFFLRIMADHAKFIGHLLDPSERKLVDTARNFSNDFDELMYQAIDLESMKPQSQTVPLLDQFLDQNRVSVTSLRDFKKTARDLIEQCKIKSIIHPLLADHVFREADRFLEIIDMFDAHLTNIKSQPR; via the coding sequence ATGAATAGGGATGAAACCTCATTACATCCTGATACGGGTGTTACGTCTGTAATGTTTGTTGAACGATCATTAAATGAAATTCGTTTTTGGTCTAGAATCATGAAGGAACATTCTTTTTTTCTTCGATTGGGGTTTAGATGTGAGGATACCCAACTAATCGAAGAAGCTAATCAATTTTATCGATTGTTTGAACATATCGAACAAATAGCGTATTCCTATACAAATGAAACAGATCCTGGGCAAATAAAAAGATTTAATTCAGAAGTACAACAAGCTGCAACTAATATTTGGGGATTTAAACGAAAAATTCTAGGATTAATTCTCACATGTAAATTGCCAGGGCAAAATAATTTTCCGCTGTTAGTTGACCATACGAGTAGGGAAGCTGATTATTTTAGAAAACGTTTAATTGAATTAAATGAAGGTAAATTAGATGCCCTTCCTGATGCTATTATTAAAGAAAATGTTTTCTTTTTAAGGATTATGGCAGACCATGCTAAATTTATTGGTCATCTTCTTGATCCATCGGAAAGAAAGCTTGTAGATACAGCACGGAATTTCAGCAATGATTTTGATGAATTAATGTATCAAGCAATTGACTTAGAATCTATGAAACCACAATCTCAAACAGTTCCTCTTTTAGATCAATTTTTAGATCAAAATCGTGTGTCAGTCACATCTCTTCGGGATTTTAAGAAAACGGCACGTGATTTAATTGAGCAATGTAAAATAAAGAGTATCATTCATCCATTATTAGCAGACCATGTATTTCGTGAAGCTGATAGGTTTCTTGAAATAATTGATATGTTTGATGCTCATCTTACCAATATTAAATCACAACCTAGATAG